The proteins below are encoded in one region of Aquisphaera giovannonii:
- a CDS encoding MotA/TolQ/ExbB proton channel family protein, producing MRAGTVRPGRHRGEEVAVVEMACRRGPWWRGGAAGRPGVLPPILVAILIAASLASPGAVAQGPGQAPATAGVDAPPSGGDEGAAASRPEGQGSMLSWAIRASGPIGLVILAMSFYLIALVAWMALNYRTSVAIPRALAREVDELLEERKFSEAYHRAAASESLLGRVLAAGVRKLPAGMAPAQRAMEMANEDATMEMEHRTTYLATVGTLGPMIGLVGTVYGMIMSFRVIATEGSSPQASQLAAGISTALFATLEGIAISIPAIYFYSMFRNRIARLSLEVALAAEPMLERFAPGVRPQDAAPPQPTVTVPVPMPGAGPSAHPHPYAASAALAAAAGAGAPRTALPPAPPEGE from the coding sequence TTGCGTGCGGGGACCGTGCGGCCGGGGCGGCATCGGGGCGAGGAGGTGGCGGTGGTGGAGATGGCGTGCCGTAGGGGCCCGTGGTGGCGGGGCGGGGCCGCGGGGCGGCCGGGGGTCCTCCCGCCGATCCTGGTCGCGATCCTGATCGCCGCCTCGCTGGCGAGCCCCGGGGCCGTCGCCCAGGGGCCGGGCCAGGCGCCGGCCACGGCCGGGGTGGACGCGCCGCCTTCGGGGGGCGACGAGGGCGCCGCCGCGTCGCGGCCCGAGGGCCAGGGGTCGATGCTCTCCTGGGCGATCCGGGCGTCCGGGCCGATCGGGCTGGTGATCCTGGCGATGTCGTTCTACCTCATCGCGCTGGTCGCCTGGATGGCCCTGAACTACCGGACCAGCGTGGCGATCCCGCGGGCCCTCGCCCGCGAGGTGGACGAACTGCTCGAGGAGAGGAAGTTCAGCGAGGCCTACCACCGGGCCGCCGCCAGCGAGTCGCTCCTGGGCCGGGTGCTGGCCGCGGGCGTCCGCAAGCTGCCGGCCGGCATGGCCCCGGCGCAGCGGGCCATGGAGATGGCCAACGAGGACGCCACGATGGAGATGGAGCACCGCACGACGTACCTGGCGACCGTGGGGACGCTCGGGCCGATGATCGGCCTGGTGGGCACGGTCTACGGCATGATCATGTCCTTCCGCGTCATCGCCACCGAGGGCTCCTCGCCGCAGGCGAGCCAGCTCGCCGCGGGGATCTCCACGGCGCTCTTCGCGACGCTGGAGGGGATCGCGATCTCGATCCCGGCGATCTACTTCTACTCGATGTTCCGGAACCGGATCGCCCGGCTGTCGCTCGAGGTGGCCCTGGCCGCCGAGCCGATGCTCGAGCGGTTCGCGCCGGGCGTCCGCCCGCAGGACGCCGCCCCGCCGCAGCCGACGGTGACGGTCCCCGTGCCGATGCCCGGCGCCGGGCCCTCGGCGCACCCGCACCCCTACGCCGCCAGCGCGGCCCTGGCGGCGGCGGCCGGCGCGGGCGCCCCGCGCACCGCCCTGCCCC